From Microlunatus capsulatus, a single genomic window includes:
- a CDS encoding sugar phosphate isomerase/epimerase family protein → MVMLSASTLGAPGEDLDQVLGALRRTGIGGVELRLSAGELADPAMTRAQRRDLRAAVADAGIAITGVASYVRVGSDLPDDVVLGALVGALDLAADLGAPFVRVFPGAPAEPCAYDTVPTLIEPREEVADRAARRLDAVAGFAEEVGVRPALETHDSHPTGALIADVLARVQSPVVGAVWDLMHPWRVGEPLADTWAALRPWLENGRGWVQVKDASLPGRPLPLPLGEGTLPLDPFAALLAEVGYDGVVSLEWERMWYPDAAPLEVASASFRRWADAVGLAA, encoded by the coding sequence ATGGTCATGCTGTCCGCCTCCACCCTCGGTGCCCCCGGCGAGGACCTCGACCAGGTGCTCGGCGCCCTGCGCCGGACCGGCATCGGCGGGGTCGAGCTGCGGCTCAGCGCCGGCGAGCTCGCCGACCCGGCCATGACGCGAGCGCAGCGCCGGGACCTCCGCGCGGCCGTCGCGGACGCCGGGATCGCCATCACCGGTGTCGCGAGCTACGTGCGGGTGGGCTCCGACCTCCCCGACGACGTCGTGCTGGGCGCCCTCGTCGGCGCGCTGGACCTGGCCGCCGACCTCGGCGCGCCGTTCGTCCGCGTGTTCCCCGGGGCCCCGGCCGAGCCCTGCGCCTACGACACCGTGCCCACCCTCATCGAGCCGCGCGAGGAGGTCGCCGACCGGGCCGCCCGCCGGCTGGACGCCGTCGCCGGCTTCGCCGAGGAGGTCGGCGTCCGGCCCGCGCTGGAGACCCACGACTCGCACCCGACGGGCGCGCTCATCGCCGACGTGCTGGCCCGGGTGCAGTCCCCGGTGGTCGGCGCCGTCTGGGACCTCATGCACCCCTGGCGGGTCGGCGAGCCGCTGGCCGACACCTGGGCGGCGCTGCGCCCGTGGCTGGAGAACGGCCGCGGCTGGGTCCAGGTCAAGGACGCGTCCCTGCCCGGCCGCCCGCTGCCGCTACCGCTGGGCGAGGGCACCCTGCCGCTCGACCCTTTCGCCGCGCTGCTCGCCGAGGTGGGCTACGACGGCGTCGTCAGCCTGGAGTGGGAGCGGATGTGGTACCCCGACGCCGCCCCGCTCGAGGTCGCCAGCGCCTCCTTCCGCCGCTGGGCCGACGCCGTGGGGCTCGCGGCGTGA
- a CDS encoding precorrin-2 C(20)-methyltransferase, with the protein MTGRLYGVGVGPGDPELVTLKAARLIRGADVVAYHSGTAGRSIARTIVADLISPDATEELLIYPVTTGATDHPLGYYGAIEDFYDESAERLGKHLDAGRTVVVLAEGDPLFYSSYSYLHDRLAPLYPAEIVPGVTSVSASSAAVAVPISRHEDTFTVLPGTMPVPELARRLAEGGGAAVMKLGRTFAGVREALRQAGRLEGAWYVERASTGRERRLPVSEVDPDEVPYFSMVLVPGPDLRADAAQRAMSGPAAESDADVPADGGRVLVVGLGPGPARWVTPEVTAALAGVDHVVGYGPYVDRVPQRPGLQRHVSGNTVEVDRAAFALELARRGERVAVVSGGDAGVFGMASAVHEAVAADDRFADVAVEVLPGLTAAQAVAARAGAPLGGDYAVVSLSDRLKPWELVEQRLHAVGAADLVLAVYNPASRSRREQVARLRAVMLEHRDPATPVVVGRDVGRDGEELEVTTLAALDPDSIDMRCLLIIGSSRTMAAPSGVWTSRRGD; encoded by the coding sequence GTGACCGGCCGGCTGTACGGGGTGGGCGTCGGCCCCGGGGACCCCGAGCTCGTGACCCTCAAGGCCGCGCGGCTGATCCGCGGGGCCGACGTCGTCGCCTACCACTCCGGGACGGCGGGGCGCTCGATCGCGCGGACGATCGTGGCCGACCTGATCAGCCCGGACGCGACCGAGGAGCTGCTCATCTACCCGGTGACCACCGGGGCGACGGACCACCCGCTGGGCTACTACGGGGCGATCGAGGACTTCTACGACGAGTCGGCCGAGCGGCTGGGCAAGCACCTGGACGCCGGTCGCACCGTCGTCGTGCTGGCCGAGGGCGACCCGCTGTTCTACAGCTCCTACTCCTACCTGCACGACCGGCTGGCCCCGCTCTACCCGGCCGAGATCGTGCCCGGGGTGACCTCGGTCAGCGCGTCGTCGGCGGCCGTCGCCGTGCCGATCAGCCGGCACGAGGACACCTTCACCGTGCTGCCCGGGACGATGCCCGTCCCCGAGCTGGCCCGCCGGCTGGCCGAGGGCGGCGGGGCCGCGGTCATGAAGCTGGGCCGGACCTTCGCCGGCGTGCGCGAGGCGCTGCGGCAGGCCGGCCGGCTGGAGGGCGCCTGGTACGTCGAGCGGGCCAGCACCGGGCGCGAGCGCCGGCTGCCGGTCAGCGAGGTCGACCCCGACGAGGTGCCCTACTTCTCGATGGTCCTGGTGCCCGGTCCCGACCTGCGGGCCGACGCCGCGCAGCGGGCGATGAGCGGGCCGGCGGCGGAGTCCGACGCCGACGTCCCCGCAGACGGCGGGCGGGTGCTCGTCGTCGGGCTGGGTCCGGGACCGGCCCGCTGGGTGACTCCGGAGGTCACCGCCGCGCTGGCCGGCGTGGACCACGTCGTCGGCTACGGCCCCTACGTCGACCGGGTGCCGCAGCGCCCCGGCCTGCAGCGGCACGTCAGCGGCAACACCGTCGAGGTGGACCGCGCGGCCTTCGCGCTGGAGCTCGCCCGCCGCGGCGAGCGGGTGGCCGTCGTCTCCGGGGGCGACGCCGGGGTGTTTGGGATGGCCTCGGCCGTCCACGAGGCGGTGGCCGCCGACGACCGCTTCGCCGATGTCGCCGTCGAGGTGCTGCCCGGGCTCACCGCCGCCCAGGCCGTCGCCGCCCGGGCCGGCGCGCCGCTGGGCGGGGACTACGCCGTCGTCTCCCTCTCGGACCGGCTGAAGCCCTGGGAGCTCGTCGAGCAGCGCCTGCACGCCGTCGGCGCGGCCGACCTGGTGCTGGCCGTCTACAACCCGGCGTCGCGCTCCCGCCGCGAGCAGGTGGCCCGGCTCCGCGCGGTGATGCTGGAGCACCGCGACCCGGCGACCCCGGTGGTGGTCGGCCGCGACGTCGGCCGCGACGGCGAGGAGCTGGAGGTCACCACCCTGGCCGCCCTCGACCCCGACTCGATCGACATGCGCTGCCTGCTGATCATCGGCTCCAGCCGGACGATGGCAGCCCCCAGCGGGGTCTGGACCTCCCGCCGAGGGGATTGA
- a CDS encoding precorrin-3B synthase yields MNEDRCPGVLRPHLAADGAMVRVRVPGGQTTGPALAALGRAAARHGRGLLQLTSRAGLQVRGLPEDLPDAFEAEVAAAGFLPSATHERVRNVVASPLTGLHGGLADLRPLVRALDTALQADAALAGLSGRFLLGLDDGRGDVAALEPDLTYRALGPAHGLLVVGSDRGRVVALDDAVPALLALARNFDAARAASGVWRVRELPAWVDGLAGFAPVDVPVAPEPPLGVVGAHAVVGVPLGFLTPAQLAAVVAVAGDGAVVVTPWRSLVVTGGADRLAALTGAGLVADPTSPWTALSACVGAPWCASGRVDTQQLLRSVADEDRRWPRTHVSGCERRCGAPSGPHRDLVAPTREALLAVAAAPLVAHV; encoded by the coding sequence GTGAACGAGGACCGCTGCCCCGGCGTGCTCCGGCCCCACCTGGCGGCCGACGGCGCGATGGTGCGCGTCCGGGTGCCCGGCGGCCAGACCACCGGGCCTGCCCTGGCCGCCCTCGGCCGGGCGGCGGCACGGCACGGCCGCGGCCTGCTCCAGCTGACCTCCCGGGCCGGCCTGCAGGTCCGGGGCCTGCCCGAGGACCTGCCCGACGCCTTCGAGGCCGAGGTCGCGGCGGCGGGCTTCCTGCCCTCGGCGACGCACGAGCGGGTCCGCAACGTCGTCGCCTCCCCGCTCACCGGGCTGCACGGCGGGCTCGCCGACCTGCGCCCGCTGGTCCGCGCCCTCGACACCGCCCTGCAGGCCGACGCCGCCCTGGCGGGGCTGTCCGGCCGCTTCCTCCTCGGGCTCGACGACGGCCGCGGCGACGTCGCCGCCCTGGAGCCCGACCTCACCTACCGCGCCCTCGGGCCCGCGCACGGCCTGCTCGTCGTCGGCTCCGACCGCGGCCGGGTCGTCGCCCTCGACGACGCCGTCCCCGCCCTGCTGGCCCTGGCCCGCAACTTCGACGCCGCCCGCGCGGCCAGCGGGGTGTGGCGGGTCCGCGAGCTGCCGGCCTGGGTGGACGGCCTGGCCGGCTTCGCACCCGTCGACGTGCCGGTCGCGCCCGAGCCGCCGCTGGGCGTCGTCGGCGCGCACGCCGTCGTCGGGGTGCCGCTCGGCTTCCTCACCCCGGCCCAGCTGGCCGCCGTCGTCGCCGTGGCCGGGGACGGCGCCGTCGTCGTCACGCCGTGGCGCAGCCTCGTCGTCACCGGCGGGGCCGACCGGCTGGCGGCGCTGACCGGGGCCGGGCTGGTGGCCGACCCGACGTCGCCCTGGACGGCGCTCAGCGCCTGCGTCGGGGCGCCCTGGTGCGCGTCCGGCCGGGTCGACACCCAGCAGTTGCTGCGCTCGGTCGCGGACGAGGACCGGCGCTGGCCGCGGACCCACGTCAGCGGCTGCGAGCGGCGCTGCGGCGCACCCTCAGGCCCCCACCGCGACCTGGTCGCGCCGACCCGGGAGGCGCTGCTCGCCGTGGCCGCCGCCCCGCTGGTGGCCCATGTCTGA
- a CDS encoding precorrin-8X methylmutase has translation MSEAPLPGPPRSDSPPARLYDYVTDPAEIYRRSFAQVRAEADLSGLPEDARTVAVRMIHASGDLELPRSLALHPRLVAAARGALEGGATIFTDAYMIASGVTRRRLPADNAVRCLLDDPRVPERARAWSTTRSAAAVSFWGEELEGAVVAIGNAPTALFHLLEQVAAGGPRPAAVLGIPVGFVGSAESKVALVENPWDLPYLVVHGRRGGSALCASAINALAQEEEIA, from the coding sequence ATGTCTGAGGCGCCGCTGCCCGGGCCCCCGCGGTCGGACAGCCCGCCGGCACGGCTGTACGACTACGTCACCGACCCGGCCGAGATCTACCGCCGCTCGTTCGCCCAGGTGCGGGCCGAGGCCGACCTGTCGGGGCTGCCCGAGGACGCGAGGACCGTCGCCGTCCGGATGATCCACGCCAGCGGCGACCTCGAGCTGCCGCGCTCGCTCGCCCTGCACCCTCGGCTGGTCGCCGCGGCCCGCGGGGCGCTGGAGGGCGGCGCGACGATCTTCACCGACGCCTACATGATCGCCTCGGGCGTGACCCGCCGCCGGCTGCCCGCCGACAACGCCGTCCGCTGCCTGCTCGACGACCCGCGGGTGCCCGAGCGGGCCCGCGCCTGGTCGACCACCCGCTCCGCGGCCGCCGTCTCGTTCTGGGGCGAGGAGCTGGAGGGGGCGGTGGTGGCCATCGGCAACGCGCCGACCGCCCTGTTCCACCTGCTGGAGCAGGTCGCCGCCGGCGGCCCGCGGCCGGCCGCCGTGCTCGGCATCCCCGTCGGGTTCGTCGGCTCGGCGGAGTCCAAGGTCGCCCTGGTGGAGAACCCGTGGGACCTGCCCTACCTGGTGGTGCACGGGCGCCGGGGCGGGTCGGCGCTGTGCGCGTCGGCGATCAACGCCCTGGCGCAGGAGGAGGAGATCGCGTGA